CGAATGTGCATGCCGTCAACATCTGCATCGGTAGCAACAACAATTTTATTGTACCGCAGCCCTTCAATACCATCTTCAATGTCTAAGGCATGTTGCAGCAAATTAAACTCCTCGTTTTCATAGACAATTTTTTTAGTTAAACCGTAACAGTTTAAAGGTTTTCCGCGCAAACTAAATACGGCCTGTGTTTCAACATTTCGCGATTTGGTGAGCGAGCCACTTGCCGAGTCGCCTTCGGTAATAAACAAGGTACTATCAAAGCGGCGCTGCTCTTTGGCGTCGTTGGTTAAATGAAATCGACAGTCGCGCAGTTTTCGGTTATGAACGGCGGCGGTTTTGGCGCGTTTTTTGGCTAATTTTTTAACATCGGCTAATTCTTTGCGTTCGCGCTCACTTTTTAATATGCGCTTTTGAAGTGCTTCGGCAGTTTCTTTGTGTTTATGTAAAAAATTGTCTAAATTGGCTTTTAAAAAGTCGCTAACAAAACCGCGTACCGACTGCCCTCCGTTGGGGTCAATATTTAGCGAACCTAATTTAGTTTTAGTTTGCGACTCAAAAACTGGCTCTTGAACCCGAATGCTAATGGCTGCAATGATAGAGCTTCGAATGTCGGCAGTATCAAAATTTTTACCATAAAACTCTCGGATAGTTTTTACATAACCTTCTTTAAATGCTGCCAAATGTGTACCACCAAGCGGCGTGTATTGGCCATTTACAAACGAGTAGTATTCTTCGCCATAAGCGTTTCCGTGGGTGATGGCCACTTCAAAATCATCGTTTTTAAGATGAATAATGGGGTAGCAAAGCTCATCCGCATCCGTTTTTCTCGACAACAAATCTAATAAACCATGTTGTGAGTAAAATTTTTGGTTGTTAAAATAAAGATTTAATCCGGCATTAAGATAGGCATAATTCCAAATCTGGCTCTCTATAAATTCCGGAATAAAATGAAAGTTCCGGAAAATATGCTCATCCGGTTCAAAAATTATTTTTGTTCCATTTGGTTCACTCGAAGGCTTAACCGGATGGTCGTTTACTAACTCACCTTGTTTAAATTCGGCTAATTTAACTTGCCCATCTCTAACCGATTGTACGCTAAACGAGGCCGAAAGTGCATTTACTGCCTTGGTGCCTACACCATTTAATCCAACCGATTTTTGAAACGATTTAGAGTCGTATTTAGCGCCGGTGTTAATTTTTGATACACACTCAATAACTTTGCCCAACGGAATACCGCGCCCGTAATCGCGCACAATCAGGCGTTTACTGTCTAATTTAATTTCAATTTTTTTGCCATACCCCATAACATATTCATCGATGCAATTATCTATTACCTCTTTGAGTAAAATATAAATGCCATCGTCTTGTGCCGAACCGTCGCCCAATTTGCCAATATACATGCCAGGGCGCAAGCGTATATGCTCGCGCCAGTCGAGCGAGCGTACACTATCCTCGTTGTAAGTTATTAGGGGTGTTTCGGGTGGAGCGGGTTTATTAGTTTCGTGTGCCATTATTGTTTTAACTGCAAATTTACTATATTTTTTGATTGGAACACAAAATTACTAAAAAAAACAGATTTTACAATTAAAAAAGCTATTTTTATTAGTAAAAAGGCAAGTTTTTCCGGATTTTATTTTAATTGCACTAAAGTTTTATCAATTCGCCCAAAACACAAATATCAAACCTTTTTACCCAAACAAAACCAGTTGGTTGTGTGCTAAGTAAATATCAAATCATTTTTGGTTTGCTTGTTCTTAATCTCATACAAGTTCGCCAATATTTGCTTAATTTTGCCCAATATTTAAAAATGGTCGCTTTCTACCCATGTGCCATTAAATAAATAAATTTAATAATAACAACTATAACGCTACCTTTCTTATCTTATGAGCAAAAATTACTTTTTTATATCCTGTTTTTGGGTTATGACTTTG
The sequence above is drawn from the Sphingobacteriales bacterium genome and encodes:
- a CDS encoding type IIA DNA topoisomerase subunit B translates to MAHETNKPAPPETPLITYNEDSVRSLDWREHIRLRPGMYIGKLGDGSAQDDGIYILLKEVIDNCIDEYVMGYGKKIEIKLDSKRLIVRDYGRGIPLGKVIECVSKINTGAKYDSKSFQKSVGLNGVGTKAVNALSASFSVQSVRDGQVKLAEFKQGELVNDHPVKPSSEPNGTKIIFEPDEHIFRNFHFIPEFIESQIWNYAYLNAGLNLYFNNQKFYSQHGLLDLLSRKTDADELCYPIIHLKNDDFEVAITHGNAYGEEYYSFVNGQYTPLGGTHLAAFKEGYVKTIREFYGKNFDTADIRSSIIAAISIRVQEPVFESQTKTKLGSLNIDPNGGQSVRGFVSDFLKANLDNFLHKHKETAEALQKRILKSERERKELADVKKLAKKRAKTAAVHNRKLRDCRFHLTNDAKEQRRFDSTLFITEGDSASGSLTKSRNVETQAVFSLRGKPLNCYGLTKKIVYENEEFNLLQHALDIEDGIEGLRYNKIVVATDADVDGMHIRLLLLTFFLQFFPDVVRNGHLYILETPLFRVRDKQQTFYCYDEKEKRAAIKKLKGKPEITRFKGLGEISPDEFGKFIGSDIRLDPVILTGDTSVPRVLEYYMGRNTPDRQLFIIENLHTEEALPTDNIEEVSMATENI